The genomic interval TCGGTGAACATTTCACCGCTCCGGACGTGCGTAGCCGGAGTTGGCGATGCGCAGGCGTTCGGCGGCGGAGGCGCGCAGATAGGCGATGGTGGACTGCCACTCGAGGGGGGCGGGATCACGCAACCGTCGCACCAGGGTTCGCTCCAGCTCGGGATAGGTGCCGTCGGTGTCGAGCAGCCGCCGCAGCCGATGCTCGTCCGCCAGCCGGATCCCGGCCCCCATGCCGATCTCGCGTTCGGCGATCCGCAAAAGCTCTGCGGCCAGGCGAATTTCGAACGCTGTGCGGCCGTGCAGCGCGGGCCGGACACGCTGGGTCAGATATCGCGCGACACCGTGCAGCACCGGGATACGCCCGATCGGCACGCGGCGTACCAGCTTCAGCATTCCCGCCGCGGCCAAGGCTTCGAGGCCGCGCGCGCCCGGTAGCGCGGCACGAGTGTGCTCGGCGAGGTGCCGGGCGACCACGTCGACGAGATCGTCGGCGGCAGGCAAGTCCTGCGGCATGCGTGCTCCTGTTCGGCCGAGCTCGCAGCGGCGATGCGACACAGTCGCATCAGGTCCGTGCCCTCGGTGATCCGGTAACGGCGATGCCTACCGTAGAGGGGTTCGAACCTCCTGGGGCGCGAATTGCCGACACGGCCATAGGTGGTTCAGTGGCCCGTCCAGCGTGGTTCCCGACGCTCCAGAAAGGCGGTGATGCCTTCGCGGGTGTCCTCGGAGGCGAGGGTCTTGAGCATGGCCTGT from Nocardia goodfellowii carries:
- a CDS encoding DUF6285 domain-containing protein, which encodes MPQDLPAADDLVDVVARHLAEHTRAALPGARGLEALAAAGMLKLVRRVPIGRIPVLHGVARYLTQRVRPALHGRTAFEIRLAAELLRIAEREIGMGAGIRLADEHRLRRLLDTDGTYPELERTLVRRLRDPAPLEWQSTIAYLRASAAERLRIANSGYARPER